The region TGTTAATTTGCAACATATACATGTTATAATTTTGGTAATAATTAAGTAAAATAAATCCGTGTAACATATGCTGCATGAGATATGCAAAGAAGGTGAATATAAATGAAGTTGAAATCGGAAAGAATTAGCTTGATATCATTATCTTTTGAGGAATTGACATATATTTGTGGAAATGAACTTAATAAACTTGAAGTAATCATTGAAGAGGACGTACTTAATTATGTTGAACTTCCAATATTAAAAAAGTTAAAAAAGATGAGAAATGTTAGTAAAGATAATTATGAATGGTATACTTATTGGCTAATTGTAGATGATGAAAGTAAAAGAGGTATAGGTTTTATTGGCTTTAAAGGTTTGCCAGATGAAAATGGTTATACGGAGATTGGATATAGTATTTCTTCTAATTATAGAAAGAGGGGGCTTATGACAGAAGCACTGAAAACGTTAATACAATGGTCTCGTAAATTTCAATATTGTAAAGGAATAACAGCCAAAGTTGTAAAAAATAATACTGCATCCATTAGAGTGCTAAATAACTGTAAATTTAAAATTGTAAGTTCATCGGAAAAAGGATACGATTTTTTATACCAATAAACAGCTTGACTTTGCCTAAGGGGCAGGGCTTATGGTTTTATTGAGGTGATTATTAATGAATACAAAAAAAGTTTGTGACAAGCTTAAAGTTTCTCCAAAGGCGCTT is a window of Clostridium pasteurianum DNA encoding:
- a CDS encoding GNAT family N-acetyltransferase, with amino-acid sequence MKLKSERISLISLSFEELTYICGNELNKLEVIIEEDVLNYVELPILKKLKKMRNVSKDNYEWYTYWLIVDDESKRGIGFIGFKGLPDENGYTEIGYSISSNYRKRGLMTEALKTLIQWSRKFQYCKGITAKVVKNNTASIRVLNNCKFKIVSSSEKGYDFLYQ